The genomic interval CAACATAAACGTCCAATCGTAATATTTATCTTCCCCCATATAGAACTCACCCGCAGGGACATAAACCATACCCGGATACTGTTCGCCTTCTTCCGCAGCAAGTAATCCTTTTAAAAAAAATACCATAACAAAAGCGAACAAAACAATCCATCTTTTGACAATCCACATATCAGTATCTCCTCTTCGCCAACACCTCGTACCTTGCAATATCTACCGGCGAATAACCGGTAATAATTTCGTTAAACTTTCTGATAGCTTCATTCTTAAAAGATCTTATTGAAAAATCCTGCATGAACAAAACCAAATCCTTTTTGTCGTATACCTTTATTTCAAAATTAGCAATACTTTGATCTTTTCCGGACAAATTTTTTATCTCCCCCTCGATTTGTGCGGAAGATCCAAAAGGAAGCAGTTTTACATTCCTCACATAAAACCCCTCTCCTGCCTCATTAAAACCTTCTTCTTCGGGAGACGGCTCGCGCGCAACCGGTTCTTCCTTTGCGGCCACAACCGTTTCCGTACCTACGGCTTCAGCCACCGGCGTCACCTTGACTTCCGGAGATGCCACCACGACCGCCGCCGTAGCAGTACCAGAAGAAACAACTCCCCGTCTCTCCAAATTTTTCACCCTTCGGTCAAACTCTTCAAAAATTTTTATTTGTTGATCCAGCGCCTCTGTACGTGTTTTTATATTTACCTCTGCGGCGGCAAGGATTTTTTCCTGCTCTGCAAATTTATCGGTAACCAGTTTATTTATGTCTTCAAGCGCCTTTTTAAAAGGGGCTAATGGTGTTTCGGCTTCTTGATATTTTTTTTCAAGAACAGTTGTTTTCACCTCCTGGTCTTCAACTCTTTTCTTTAAATCAGAAAACAGTTTTTTAAAGACATCAAATGTTTTGCCAAAAGAATCAAGTGTATTTTTCACATCTTCAATAGAGGTCACTTGTTCCACCTTTTCCAGTCTTGAAACAATTTTATTCATTTTTCCTTCAAGATCTTTTATGATTTTGCTGGATTCTTTCAGGGGAGCGATGGTCTCCTTTACGTCTTTATTCAGTTCAGAGAACTGTGCGCTAAGGTTATCAATATTGCGCATCCAGTCCCTCAGTGATTTTTGAAAATCCGTCAGCTTATCAAAAACTTCCTGTCCGCTTGTTTGTCCTATAGCACTTTTTTGCACAAATAAAACCACAGGTAAATATATAAATACCAGCAAAACAGCAATATAAACCCAGTGCTTCATGAATCGTACTCCAACTTGAATTGATTTCTGAATAAAAACACCGTGTAGAGTTTAACAAAAACCCCGTCTTACCGCAAATATTATCCCCTTTACTACTAAATGGTGCGAATGCGGGTCTTATTTTTAAACTATTGCATTTTTCTATGCATGAAAGTTTAAATTTGATTTCATAGGATTAAAAGGTTATCATATTCCCGTTATTATTGCATTTGCCCTGATAAAACACAACGTAACGTCTTATATTTACATATTCGCAAAAACATTGTTATTTTTTTGGAAAGGCAGTGTCATGTTAGTCTTAATCGCAGACGATCTTCCTGACGTATGTAACGAAATACTACAAAATGCCGGGGTTGAAGTTTTAAAGAAAACCGGTTTAAAACCGCCTGAATTAGATGCTGTTATAAAAATGTGCGATGGCGTTATCGTGAGAAGCAATACAAAACTCACCGCTCCTGTGCTCGAAAAAAGTGAAAAGCTGAAAGCCATTTGCCGTGCGGGCGTGGGCGTCGACAATATAGATGTTCCTGCCGCTACAAAAAAAGGCATTGTCGTCATGAATACCCCCGCAGGCAATATCATTTCAACGGCAGAACATACCATTGCCTTGCTTTGTTCTCTCTCGCGTTTCGTTCCCCAGGCATGTGCGTCGGTGAAGGAAGGGAAGTGGGAGAAAAAGAAATTTACAGGTCAGCAGCTCACCGGAAAAACATTTGGCATCATAGGACTAGGCAGGGTGGGCAGACAAGTGGCAAAACGGGCGGCTGCCTTAGAGATGAAAGTAATTGGCTATGATCCTTTTATAACCACTGAAATTTCATCACAGTATAACATACATATTGTAAAAAACCTTAGAGATCTTTTGGCACAGGCAGACTATATCACGATTCACGTTACGCTTAACAAAGAAACGAAGAACCTTATAACAAGCAAAGAATTTTCACTCATGAAGAAAGGCGTCCAAATAATAAATTGCGCAAGAGGCGGCGTTATTTGCGAAGAAGATCTTTATAACGCCATTAAAACAGGACAGGTTGCCGGCGCGGCCCTGGACGTATTTGAAGAAGAACCTCCAAAGGATAATAAGTTACTACAACTGGAAGAGGTCATTGCGACGCCACATTTAGGAGCATCCACCGAAGAAGCGCAATATGCGGTTGCGATTGAGGCAGCGGAACAGATGGCCGCAGCCCTTACCGGAAAAGGATATAAAAACGCCGTGAACCTTTCTCCCTATAGTCCGGAAGAGTATGCCAGCCTGAAGTCCTATCTTGCCCTTGCAGAAAAAATGGGATCTTTTTTAACACAAATAAATAATGCGGGCATTCAGACATTAGATATTGTTTATACGGGAGAGATTTCTCATAAAAATATTCGAATCGTTACCGATAGCCTTATAGTAGGGTTGCTCAAGCCGAGCCTTGAAGAAGGCGTAAATCTTGTAAGCGCTCCGACCTTGCTCGCAGAACGTGGCATCAAGGTAAATGTCACGACCAGCAGCAATGCCTGTGATTTTAGCAGTCTTGTTGCCGCAAAAATTACTACTTCAAACGGAGAAACCTGTATTTCCGGAACCGTATTTGGCAAAAACGAACCAAGGCTGGTAGACATTAATGGTTATGGAGTTGAGGCCATTCTCAATGAACAGATACTCGTTCTGTTTGGCAGGGATAAGCCGGGTTTCATTGGACAGGTCGGCTCTCTTCTTGGCAACAAAAACATAAACATCGCACATATGACCTTCGGCAGGAAAGAAGTAGGGGGAAACACCATCAGTATTCTAAATATAGATGCGGTGCCGCCGCAAGATTGTCTAAATGAAATTAAACAACTAAACCACATTGATGCGGCATTTTTGGTACAACTCTAAAAAAGTTTTAGAAAAATGAATAATAAGGGTGACACGGACAAAGCCTGCTTGTACGTGTCACCAACTCTACGAGGGAGAAAAATTTCGGCAGCGGCACATTTCTTTCTTGTTAAAGATGCATCATTTCATGCAGATCAGCAACATTCTTTTCTTTCAAACATTTCAAATGCTATGTGAATAATAAGCGTTGTATACGCAATGGCATAAACGACCATAAGCAAAATATAACGAACGTCAATCCCTTCCGAAGGATAACCCATGCTTATAGCACTCACCCCTTCCAGATTCGGGAAAATTGTGTACAAAAATGCAAACAGCCACAAGAAATGGCGCTCATTCGCATTGAAAAGGTTTTGAACAAGACCTAGCAGGTTTCCAACAATATAGACAAACACACAACAACTCAAATTAGCCGACACTGACAAATAAACAGACCCCGCGATTGCTATTGCACACATTATTTCTATCTGTAAAAATGTATAGAAAAGCGGGAGAAAGGTAGTGCTCACGAAGTGTATAATGGAGGGGAAAAGTGCCACGCCAAGATCTATCAGATTTTTCAAAGACAGGGAAGCAACTAAAAAAGCCCCTAATATTAAATATTCCACGGTCGCCACTATCAATATACCAAAAAACTTTCCGAGGACAACATCACGACTACGCACTGGTTTTGCCAACAGCGTCAAAATAGTGCCACTTTCTCTCTCTTTTGATAGAGCATTTGCCGCAGACATGGAAACCAATACGAGACAACACACCGTAATGGTAGAAATGCCCATGTCTTTCATCAGCCGGATCTCTTCACCAAAGGCAAACAGAGTAAAAAAAAGGGACAAAAACGTTAAAAACATGCCAACGCCGGTAATTACATAAAATAAGGGCTGCCGAAAAACATCCCTTGATGTATTAATTGCGAGACAAAACAGAGCGCCATTCATAAAAAACCCTTGAATTTAACCAGAAAACCCATAGACTCTATTAAAAATGTTTCACGTGAAACATTTCAGGACGGACAATCGGCCGGATCCCAACACCTACAGAAAAATATTTCAATGGAAAAACATTCAAAAAAAAGGACGAAACCCATGGCCAAAAACGAAGGACTTAGCAAAGGGCTGCAATCTCTCCTGGGAGGCGTCATTGGTATAGAATCCCAACAGGAAGAGGGCGTAATCATACAATTGAATCCCAACGACATAAAACCGAATAGCATGCAACCCCGCAACCTTTTTAAGGAAGCAGAAATGCATGATCTTATGGCATCTATCAAAAAACACGGTATTTTGCAGCCTATCATCGTGACACCCACTGCCCACGGCTATATGCTTATTGCAGGGGAACGGCGTTGGAGGGCGGCAAAGGAACTCGGCATGAAAAAAGTACCCGCAATTGTACGCAAGACTGATGATGAAAGCCTCCTCGAAATCGCTTTAATAGAAAACATCCAAAGAGAAGACCTTAATCCGATCGAAAAGGCCCTTGGGTTCCGTGAGTTGGTAAAAAAATTCGGATTCACGCAGGAACAAGTCGCCCATGCAATGGGAAAAGACCGCAGTTCAGTAGCAAATTATC from Candidatus Kuenenia stuttgartiensis carries:
- a CDS encoding ABC transporter permease encodes the protein MNGALFCLAINTSRDVFRQPLFYVITGVGMFLTFLSLFFTLFAFGEEIRLMKDMGISTITVCCLVLVSMSAANALSKERESGTILTLLAKPVRSRDVVLGKFFGILIVATVEYLILGAFLVASLSLKNLIDLGVALFPSIIHFVSTTFLPLFYTFLQIEIMCAIAIAGSVYLSVSANLSCCVFVYIVGNLLGLVQNLFNANERHFLWLFAFLYTIFPNLEGVSAISMGYPSEGIDVRYILLMVVYAIAYTTLIIHIAFEMFERKECC
- a CDS encoding coiled-coil domain-containing protein encodes the protein MKHWVYIAVLLVFIYLPVVLFVQKSAIGQTSGQEVFDKLTDFQKSLRDWMRNIDNLSAQFSELNKDVKETIAPLKESSKIIKDLEGKMNKIVSRLEKVEQVTSIEDVKNTLDSFGKTFDVFKKLFSDLKKRVEDQEVKTTVLEKKYQEAETPLAPFKKALEDINKLVTDKFAEQEKILAAAEVNIKTRTEALDQQIKIFEEFDRRVKNLERRGVVSSGTATAAVVVASPEVKVTPVAEAVGTETVVAAKEEPVAREPSPEEEGFNEAGEGFYVRNVKLLPFGSSAQIEGEIKNLSGKDQSIANFEIKVYDKKDLVLFMQDFSIRSFKNEAIRKFNEIITGYSPVDIARYEVLAKRRY
- a CDS encoding ParB/RepB/Spo0J family partition protein, with protein sequence MAKNEGLSKGLQSLLGGVIGIESQQEEGVIIQLNPNDIKPNSMQPRNLFKEAEMHDLMASIKKHGILQPIIVTPTAHGYMLIAGERRWRAAKELGMKKVPAIVRKTDDESLLEIALIENIQREDLNPIEKALGFRELVKKFGFTQEQVAHAMGKDRSSVANYLRLLELPDEIQGHVSRGTISMGHARALLSLHEKEMQIKYCTIIIKEGLSVRDVESMVAGEKNLRKPEKRPERKLPTPHIADIEDRFRKHFGAKVKIRERHGRGQITIAFNNNEEFERIANKSGISL
- the serA gene encoding phosphoglycerate dehydrogenase; translated protein: MLVLIADDLPDVCNEILQNAGVEVLKKTGLKPPELDAVIKMCDGVIVRSNTKLTAPVLEKSEKLKAICRAGVGVDNIDVPAATKKGIVVMNTPAGNIISTAEHTIALLCSLSRFVPQACASVKEGKWEKKKFTGQQLTGKTFGIIGLGRVGRQVAKRAAALEMKVIGYDPFITTEISSQYNIHIVKNLRDLLAQADYITIHVTLNKETKNLITSKEFSLMKKGVQIINCARGGVICEEDLYNAIKTGQVAGAALDVFEEEPPKDNKLLQLEEVIATPHLGASTEEAQYAVAIEAAEQMAAALTGKGYKNAVNLSPYSPEEYASLKSYLALAEKMGSFLTQINNAGIQTLDIVYTGEISHKNIRIVTDSLIVGLLKPSLEEGVNLVSAPTLLAERGIKVNVTTSSNACDFSSLVAAKITTSNGETCISGTVFGKNEPRLVDINGYGVEAILNEQILVLFGRDKPGFIGQVGSLLGNKNINIAHMTFGRKEVGGNTISILNIDAVPPQDCLNEIKQLNHIDAAFLVQL